CTTTTTAACTGTGACCGCGCCTATCAGCTTGTATCTTCCCTTTAACATGTTTGGGGCGAACACTCTACAATTTCTTGTTGGGGTGGAGGAATTGTGTCCATACAATTGGGATAGAAACGGAAAAAAATAAGAGAAGGCCGGCTTCGCGCACAGCCCAAACTCCAGCTCAGACTCCAAGTTAACCGAAAAAACAAAGTTTATTCGAGCGCACGTACTTGCACACGTGCCGTGCGCAAGCTTGAGAGGCTGCAGTTATACTTTAGACCAGAGGTGGCAGttgcaatgtaaaaaaaaaaaaaaaaaaagtgataaattccacaatgcacctttaaaattcagtaaaacgtCAATTAAACCACTAACACCTCAGCAAGAATTTTATAAATATACAGTACCAAGTTCTTTTGAAGAAATGACAATAAGTTAGTTATAAGTGGAAATAAGTTAAatctttttttgcaaatatatgTACATATTGGTCTTCTAAAAGTCAGGtaagtgctctgtttttttgttttgtttttttaactgactGATTGCTGATATTTTTGCATGAGCAGCTTTATGTTAGAAGtatgaaattatttaaaaaaaaaaaaaaaaaaaaaaaaaaactgtctcccaagctgtTGTCACAtgtagattttgtttttgttttattttttattttattttattttattttgacatttttttgtacaaggcTGTGACAATTTTCTCACTTGTGCATAAAAAACTAGTGTGTTATAAAACATGGATAATTTCTATTCCTCATTCATGTCTACAGTAAACATGGAAGCAACAGAATATTAACTAAGTTGaagggaacattttttttttcttccttcccctACTACTTGCTATTGTAGTATAGTTTCAACCTGACATATAATCCTCGTGATGAAAACCACATTCATATTTTTGGGATCATGTTGCACACTAACCAGTTGAATGTTTACCTCACTTTAGATACACACCATggatttttctgttttcttttcactATCGGGTTCTCCTTTACACAGGGAAGAAAGACTGTCTATTGCGCAAGCATGAGAGAGTTTACCTGAGCACGTGTCTTTTGTTCTGAATGTTCAAACACTGGGGTGTATTTTTCCGCTCACCTGCCATTAAAGTGCAGAGCAATGACAGCTGCTAATCCAATAATATAGTATAACCCTCTAAGGGTCATCCACATTTTCTCTTTGGATTAGATTCATGCTGTtcattcttctttttgtttcattttgcttGTCATGAAACAACCTCTTGCAGCAGGGTTGAACGTAGTGGTTATCCTTGTCAGAGGTAGTGTAATAATGCAGCCTCTCTCGTCACCTGAAATAGTGTCGTCATATTGAGAGATGGTATGAAAcattacttggaaaaaaaaatatgcatgtatAATTGAtcatctgtattctttgttGGCCAGAGCTGCCAAACATTTTTACAGAcactaattttgtaaacattggTTGAGTACAGACAATGACAATGTGCTGACATACCTCATGAGGCCTGCTAATGAAGAGGAAGAAAACTGGATCCCTCCAAAAAGGGATTTACATTGCTCCTGGGATGGTGCCCTTGTTTCCTCGATGACTGGTTTGTATTCAGGGATCTGAGCCActtgaaatctgttcagaaaaAATATGTATGCTTATGTTGTGTAGCTTTCCAGTTAAATTTCCGTTCTAACTTGAACAAAGGGATCGCAAGCATGACTCCCACTCAAGGGGAAAGGTATGCATCCATGATGAAATGGAACCAGAGTCTTGCAAATTCCATGAAATGACTCAGATGTTGTGTAAAGGAACGATTAGATATGTATTGTATGGCAGCAACAAGTCTCACCTTCCCACAGACAGAACTTTCAGCTCTGTCCATTCCTTTCCGTCCTTGACCTCCAGCGTCTCCTGCACAGTATTTGGCACCGCAGGATGCGGACACTGAGTGTTAACACGCATTCCTGACAGCAGGGTGTCCTTCTGCTGCTCAGTGGATGTTTTCAGGGTGGGAATGATAAGGGTCTGTGGGGGCTTAAGTGGATCTTTAAGGGAATCCAGAGGGGGTATGAGTACAGTGGGCCAGTTCTTCTGGGCACATCGGGAGCAACGGTAGCCGTGCTTTGGTCCCGAGTCGGAGAGGCCAGAGATGGTGTGAAGGTGCGACTGATGGGGGCAAAGTCTGGGGAgggaacagaatgaggacaacGCAGACAGCATCGGGAACCTGAGGGGGGAGGAAATGAGGATTTATACAATGTACACCAGAAGCATCTACCATgaatcatttttatgttttagtgGTGGCCAAAATCAAAGAACAAACCACTTTTCCCCAATTTTGCCTTGTGTCTTTGTGCTGTATCATGGATGACATGACTAAATACATGTTGGCACATAAACGTTGTGTAAGTGGTGCCGGTATGTGTGTTGACCTACTTGACTGATGAGACTTTGCTCAGGGCCATCTGCTTGCTCTCATACTCCTGCAGTAGTTCTTCTAAAGCAGCGGCATTTTCTGAAAACCATCACATATATATTAGCGATtaccgatttttggcagaaaataaATCTGATTAATCTTCCgattattttggaaaaatatatatattgagtacagaagaaggttacgattgaattctattaaaataactcgtttttcacacattgggaagaatttgtgtagtattgtgggtatgtgttcccacagcatttgtgtgtgaatattcgttatttcaaggaaaaacactcccgtagtcgatgctaacttcccgttAGCAGTTGAGTGGAATCCTCCATTCgcttttagcattagcgctagaCTAGcaatgtttgaaaaacaaagcatgttttgtatttaaatatacagtggatgtaattttttattgtcgtgtgtttagttttacagttaactctaaCTGGGGTGACATTAAACAACTTAATGCACGCTttaggacaacagaataaccagaatagcatatacttgctagctgctaatgctacgcaagcaaaatggagcACACAGGTTACTTTTACAGTGTCAGAAACTCTGTTTTCTTCAATTATaacattttaaggggaaaataatcggctATTGGGCCCAATTGGCTGATTGTTTTGACAGATGTTTGAATTATAATTGCTCAACCCTAagatatatatgtatttgtccAAACAAATATAATTTGACTTAAAATTGACTATCACAAGGCAAAGCCTTTAACAGTGAAGTAATGTTTTAATGTAGAAAAATACTTATCTGCaatgtgtaaaaaatatatatattcctgTGAATGTACAAGAAGTGAAGAACATCACCCACCTTTTTTCTCAGTAATTAGTCGAACAAGAACGCCAATGGTGTCTTCATTGAGGTCGTCGTAATTATTACCTAGAACAAAGAAGCGTAAGAGACACATTTTAATAAGCATTTAATGCGCTCTAAACTATTATATCACCAAGTCAGacagtgtttttatatttaaatatgtatGAACAAACATGTTCATGTATTCAATGTTGCTCAAGTACTTTTTGTTACTTGTgcatattaaaataatgtagATGCAAGCATGCATGTTCCAATTTCACTAAAAGCTCCAAGTTTGAATCTTGATGGAGTAAAATAAGTTTCATAGTCTGTGACAAAGCCAATGTTTACACAGTATGCCGAATCAACCGCTATCCCACAAATGTTTGATTTACAGCagataataatgtacttcattcatAAGTGGCAGCTACACTTTCAAGCCCAGTTCACACAGTGCATGTCATTGCTCGGATACTGTGCCTTAGCGTACGATGGGACTGATAAATGCGGCTCCAGGGCAACCCCCCCTGACATCCCATAAAATCAGTAAAGCAGCTGAGAAGAGAGTGATAGCAGTGAAGGATGGGAAATACTTTGGTCAGCAATCTGTTAAAGCAGAGggctataaataaatatagtggCTCGGTGGCCTTTTATGGGAATTTGATGTTAAACTTGTTCAAGAGAGGCCATAACACTTAATTCTCTTTACTTCTTTTTTAATACTCTATAAGTGAATATTGTAGGATGTGATTTGAGTTCCACTAAACTGAGCTCCTCATGGGCCTTCCCCAGCAACTTGAGTTGATGACAGACTGTATGTGCTGGAGTTTGAACTGTATGCACTATAAACTATAACAAGGACCTAATATACACAACGTGCCAAAGATTGTTACGTAATAATGAAAAATGAGAGACAGAAGAGGCAAACAAATACGTAGTTTGAACCTACAGTTACGGACACTATTCCTCTCTCAAGGCTGCCAAAGCAGATGTAAAACAGAGCAGCACAGTAGAAGAGAAggagatgaaagaggagacatAAACCATGAGGTGAGCACCAAATTGAATTATTGATCCGGCTGGGAAAGGAGACGAGAAGGATGGAGTGTCATGTTCACATGAGGGTGACGTGTTGTTGAAAGGGGTGGAGAAGGATTGCGAAAAGAGGTAATGGGATTGGGGCGTTTCCATTTAGTGCAGAAACAGGCTCATGTTTCACAACAAGATTCTCACCAGACGAAAAGAACAACTCAAACTGTTAGTTTGGTCCTCCTTCAACACACTGCAATCTTACGATTTGCTCTCACTTCTACAGTTCACTCATGCATATTGGTCAAGAGGAATTATTCTCCTTTCAAGTAATAATGATCTTCTGCACCGATAAATGTCTTAAGTGCCGGTAGTATAACAGTCTTGCCTGTTAAATCACagtttaatcaatatttaatTAATGACAACGGCGAAAAGGAGCCGTGAGCGGTCTTGCTTCACGTGTGCGTGTAGGAGACATTTGTGGAGAGCAGCTGCGCTCAAGCGCTGACGTccttgtggaaaaaaacaaacgtatggTTCATCAGCTGTCACGGCTTGTGCCATCGGGTCAAAGGGAAAAGCCAGCTCAGCTTCGTAAATCTGTTTACTTGTGCACATCAACTACCTGTCCTTCAGGTTGCTGCCgtgcacacaccaaaaaaattaaaaaatcaagtATGTATAGCTCCTTACAAGAACTGTTAAATTAGCGTGTGAGACTTCAGCTTAGTGAGTCAGTTTTAAGTGCAaaccttttatatttttataattgcCACACTAAGCGAGCGCTTTTCTTCACTATAACCCTTACATGCAAATAAAAGGAAACATTCATTCATTGGTATGAAACTAATTAACAAGTAAGCTATTCTGCAGTCCCCATCgggaaatgcatttttttcacccaagcCAACTGTGAAACGTTTAATTTGCAAAGGGCGTTATTCCAATAATTCAATTCTATGCTGTTCAAATGCACATCTGTCCTGCATCGCGTGTGCGAGCTCAACCACATTATTGCTGTGCCAACAAACAAATTCAACTGTCAGCTAAGATTTCCTCATCTTGCTGTCCAACCAAGTGTGTGAAAAGCCTTCGA
This genomic stretch from Festucalex cinctus isolate MCC-2025b chromosome 13, RoL_Fcin_1.0, whole genome shotgun sequence harbors:
- the relt gene encoding tumor necrosis factor receptor superfamily member 19L, which produces MRNHLCCSVTVLLTVFGCCGTAAVQCQWGEGCVCLECPAGQEPSKPCGQIQSRTEEVQCRSCRPGTFSDSLDSELCRPHSSCKFRSRKLVTPGTANSDAVCGDCLPGLNSKPRVGNDSKKNPCVKMTVHTRSVRTVEQSLGNGAGGPVNDTVMRSAEENTAEYAVFALVPIFCVTGLLGIGICNFLKKKGCRCNAEKDGVDAETATPQREGNNYDDLNEDTIGVLVRLITEKKENAAALEELLQEYESKQMALSKVSSVKFPMLSALSSFCSLPRLCPHQSHLHTISGLSDSGPKHGYRCSRCAQKNWPTVLIPPLDSLKDPLKPPQTLIIPTLKTSTEQQKDTLLSGMRVNTQCPHPAVPNTVQETLEVKDGKEWTELKVLSVGRFQVAQIPEYKPVIEETRAPSQEQCKSLFGGIQFSSSSLAGLMR